A single window of Ctenopharyngodon idella isolate HZGC_01 chromosome 24, HZGC01, whole genome shotgun sequence DNA harbors:
- the dusp6 gene encoding dual specificity protein phosphatase 6 — translation MLDKFKPVQFDSVMAISKTVEWLKEQLETRRDCLLVMDCRAQELYESSHVETAINVAIPSLMLRRLKKGNLPIKSLLSNGEDRERFARRCKTDTIVLYDEYSREWNENIDGGSVLGLLLRRMKDEGYKAFYLEGGFSKFQADFPTMCETNLDGSSSSSSPTSQVLGLGGLRISSDSSDIESDIDRDPSSATDSDGSPLSNPQPSFPVEILPHLYLGCAKDSTNLDILEEFGIKYILNVTPNLPNMFENAGEFKYKQIPISDHWSQNLSQFFPEAISFIDEARGQKCGVLVHCLAGISRSVTVTVAYLMQKLNLSMNDAYDIVKMKKSNISPNFNFMGQLLDFERTLGLKSPCDNRVVAPTQPLYFTTPTNHNVFQLDPLEST, via the exons ATGCTCGATAAGTTCAAACCCGTGCAGTTCGATTCGGTCATGGCTATAAGCAAGACGGTAGAGTGGCTGAAGGAGCAGCTGGAGACGCGCAGGGACTGTTTGCTCGTTATGGACTGCCGAGCGCAAGAGCTCTACGAATCGTCGCACGTCGAAACGGCCATTAACGTGGCCATCCCGAGCCTCATGCTCCGGCGACTCAAGAAGGGCAACCTGCCCATCAAGTCTCTGCTTTCCAACGGGGAAGACAGGGAAAGGTTCGCGCGGAGGTGCAAGACGGACACTATCGTGTTGTACGACGAGTACAGCCGAGAGTGGAATGAAAACATCGACGGCGGATCCGTGTTGGGTTTACTGCTGAGGAGAATGAAGGACGAGGGCTACAAAGCTTTCTATCTTGAGG GTGGCTTCAGCAAATTTCAAGCTGATTTTCCCACCATGTGCGAGACGAACCTCGACGGTTCCTCCAGCAGCAGTTCACCGACCTCCCAGGTCCTGGGTCTCGGAGGACTCCGGATCAGCTCCGACTCCTCAGACATCGAGTCAGACATTGACCGAGACCCAAGCAGCGCTACCGACTCGGACGGCAGCCCTCTGTCCAACCCCCAGCCCTCGTTCCCCGTGGAGATCCTGCCGCATCTGTATCTTGGCTGTGCAAAGGACTCCACGAACCTGGATATCCTGGAGGAGTTTGGCATCAAGTACATCTTGAACGTGACCCCTAATCTTCCCAACATGTTCGAGAATGCTGGGGAATTTAAGTACAAGCAGATTCCCATCTCCGATCACTGGAGCCAGAATCTCTCTCAGTTTTTCCCAGAAGCCATCAGCTTTATTG atgAGGCCCGCGGACAGAAGTGCGGCGTGCTCGTTCATTGCCTCGCCGGTATCAGCCGTTCCGTAACTGTGACGGTGGCGTACCTCATGCAGAAGCTCAACCTGTCCATGAACGACGCGTATGACATTGTCAAGATGAAGAAGTCCAACATCTCACCCAACTTCAACTTCATGGGCCAGCTCTTGGACTTTGAGCGCACGTTGGGCCTCAAGAGCCCGTGCGACAACCGCGTGGTGGCTCCGACCCAACCGTTGTACTTCACCACTCCAACCAATCACAACGTTTTTCAGTTGGACCCTCTCGAGTCCACGTGA